In Podospora pseudopauciseta strain CBS 411.78 chromosome 2 map unlocalized CBS411.78m_2, whole genome shotgun sequence, the genomic stretch GCCATAATGGATTTTGAGGTTTGACAGGAACAGCCGCCATAGTTTTTACTTTGGGTTATTTGAAGAGTTTCCTAGCGAGCTCGGGATTGTAGTTAGACCATTGGTCCGACATGAATTAATCATATTTGGTCTATCGTGGTCTCAGGGGCCTATTGTACTGAGTGTGTGTGATTTTAGACGAAGAATTAAAATTCCGGCGCAACACATTCATGGACTTCATCAAATGCAcactctcttctctctcttctccccacCACATACACCAACTTCCTACTGCTTGGTATTAGGGTCAGGGAACTTTTCGTCCTGTCCAGGGACTGGGAACCGGAATGCGCAGAGGAAGGGCCACATTTGGGCCTTTTCCATGCTGTTAGCACGATCATGGTAAGGGTTGAGAGAGAAGGAAACTTGCATTCTCCACATCCCAGACTCCCTCCTTGGCGTAGATGTCATTTCTCAAcacctccttgatctcctcccgGGAGGCGGCGCTGATGACGATGGTGCTGCCTGCGAAAGAGAACTTGGTCGGGTCGGAACCCTGGGGGGGCTCGTTGAGGACGGCACCGCCCATTTTGTAGAGGCCGGAATCGACAGCTGGTTTGAGGCCGCCGAAGTGTTGACTTTATTTCATTAGTATCCGGTAACTTggtgagaggagggggagggaggaaacATACGGCCGGACCTCGAGACGCTTCTCATGAGCATCGGGGAAGTCGGGGATGACGACGAGCCATTCTACCTTTTGGGGGGCTTCGGTGGAGGACATTGTTCTGATGAGTTGCTGTTGAAATCTAATAGGTGATATAAtagaagaaaaggaacaaAAACTAGGTTTGCTGGTTGGGGGCttggaagaaagaaaagcaaGTCTGTTAAAGGTTGAAGCTGCAAATGAGCGCAGGTGAGGTGATGCCATAAGGTGGAGTCGTATTTGACTTGATAGATACACCGATTGCGGCCGGCGGAGGAATATGCAAGTTTGAGAGAAGGAGTGGACGATTTAGTATGCACCGAATGGGTTGAATTAGTGAGCAGCTTGCGGTTATGGGCGGATATGTACCGAACTGCGGAAAGTGATACCTCTCAAGAAGGAAGTGGTGCCTCTTCCGAACGAATGCCGACGATCGCCGCAAGGGGTTGAATTGGCGGTGCGGGGCCGCCGCGGGGAAGTTGTGTGGTTGTCAACTACGGGTACAGCCTACATGAAGGTTTCTTGGGCCGAGAAGGTTTGATTTAGGTTGTTGATTCTGGGGATCCTGCTAGCTTGGGACTTGGCACTGAATTAGGCAGGTTTGTTGGATCACTGGATGATGTGTTGAAAATCACTTTCAAGGCGCGCCCTTGAAATGTTGACTTGGATGGTGACCCCACCTATTCAGTACACATTGGGGGTGTTCAGGGGTAATGAACCTAACCTACCTTGTGAAAGAACGCAAACATACATCaaatgaggagggggacttTATTTTGAGTATCCAGTTAAGAACATAAATCATCGGCTTTAGAGACACAGTGTTGCCCCTCCATTATCGCTTCCTATCTAGACGCTGGCAGCACACCTCATAAGATTTACGGCAAAAGCCTAGTTGGCAATGATGGCAGCACTGGGCACAAAACCGGCCTCCTTCAATGTCAACCCAAAGTCCACGCCAGCCTCGAATGTCTTCCGTGGGAAGTTGATCTGGAAGCTCTGCACAGGAACACcagtctcctcctccacatcgtGAGCCACCTCGAACAAAGTCGTTTCGCTTGGGTAGGTCTTCATCAAGTTGCCCTTCTGCTTGGTCTGAATCCTGAGACGAGCAGTGGCGGCGGACGAGCCTGAAGCAGAACTACCTCCCAGAGCAGACAATGGGGCGGGGGGAGCCACAACCGGGGCTTGTGGTGCTCTACCCTCGCGGAgagccttggcctcctcctccttgcgcTTTCTCTCTGCCTTGTCGGCCTCGATCTTTGCCTTGATGCGCTTCTTGGCTTCGGCATCGGCAATCTTCTCTTGCTTCTtcctctcggcctccttgatTCTCTCCTTGCGCTGAAGCTCCTCCTTGAGCTCTTGGGAATCCTTGGTGGCCTTCATACGAATCTGCTCATTGCGCTTGGCGGtttccttctcggcctcaGACTGGACGGCTCTCTTCGCGGCGAGCTTCTGTCGAAGCTCTTCTAGTCtagctttcttttcctcttctgtCAACGGGGCAATCTCGTCAGTGGACTCGGAGAAGTCTTGGTGGTCTCTTGGGTGAGGTTAGCCATGTGAACTAAATGAGAAGCTGGTAAGATTGGATACGAACGTCTTGGTAGCGTGAAAGGTGGCTTGGTCGTGGTTGCGGAACTTCTTGCCACATTCGTTGCAAACCAAGGATTTTGCGGTCTCGCCAGAAGGGATGTTGGCACCAGTCGtatcttcatcttcgtcctcagCTGAGGCCTGGTTCTGAGCCTGGAGCTCTTCCAAGGACTTATCCTGGTTTGCCTCTAGCCAATCAAGGGCTTGTTGCACTGCGTTGAGTGTTAGAACCGGGGCTGAAAATGAGTGGCATGACAAGATGTGTCCGTGACGGTGATGCTTACAGTTTCCAGTCTTCTTGGCGGCGATTTCCGCACGAGCCTGCTCAAAGCCCATGGAGAGCAGCACATCAAGATCGGCAGTCGTCATATCGAATGAGAGTGTTGCTTCTGTTTTAATTGATGATtggcaatggtggtggtgaaagtGAAAGTTGATGCCAAGATCAagggcaggtggtggtgttgaggagtTGTTGGTTGTCGAGTGGGGGAATACCCAACACGAAATCAAGCTAAATTTTATAAGACGAAAAGGCTGAACAACGTTCAACTGTTCAAAACCTGTGCGCCACAATGGAACCGGTGTTAGCTTTTACGCAGGGACCTGGCTTTGAACTGCTCAAAAGCAAGCTGATATTCAAACGATTCGGTTGTTAGCAGTCAGCCTCAACCTTGAGCTTAGGATGATAGCCTGGGCTGTAGGTTGAAAGGGTGCACGTCATCACAGGAGGCCAACCAGTAGAAACAGTGGGGGCGCGGCATGTGATAGCACCCATCGTTTTACACACTCCAGATACGTCGGCAACTCTCTCTTCTCGAAATAGGTTGGATATCACAGATACTGCTGGCAAGCCATATGTACTCGGTAACTTGTACTTTTACTCTACTGCATGTCGACTTGATGTCCTGAACTCTGGCAGTGGTTGAATTAGTAATGTTGGCCCCAGTGTTCTCAGGTAGCAACCCAATTGGAGCCCAAGAACAGCTGTCTTGGTGGCAGCCCAgcccaaaccctccacctGGGAAAGTCACTGACACGCTGGACCATCAGCACGGGCCCACGAACCCGGATCGCCCTAGGCTCGAATCAGAAGGGGTCGAAACCTGGCCAAGAAGCAACTTTGCCGTCACTGTGCTGTGCTGCGCTCTGCTCGGAATGTCGTAAGACACCTCATATCTCAAGCTCTAACCAACAGGCCTTCTCATCGCAACAACTCTCCGTCGCTCTCCCATCTCTTCCACCGTCCGCCTTCTCTGGTAGATTCTTCGCGCCCGAATCCTGACGAAAACCTTGTCGTCGCACGATATCAACACACCGAGCGTCCCCTTTGGTGCACGAACATTGAAAACCCCCCAAATTCGCTGCGCGATTCCGTCACCTCGGCTCCACCAAAACGGTCGCAGCAAACATCCACAAACATCTAAACGTTCTTTTGAGGACGCCCGAGACCTTGCTATACCGTCATCATGTCCGTCGAGATTGAACCCTTTGAGCTCGGCTTCCGCAGTACGTTGTGTCCTCCAGATCGCCAACATCCACAGAGACATTCGAAGAACCATATCTGACCGAGCTAGGGCCATTTACTATCGAGGTCGCGCAGAtcctcaagatcaagaacaCCAACAAAGAGCCAATTGCTTTCAAGGTATATCAAGATGTTTTTCAAGTTGTGTCTCACTTTTCAAGTGGCTAACAGGATCCTCCTGTTTGTAGGTTAAAACGACAGCCCCTAAGCAGTACGTCTCGAGACTTCGCGATTCTCCACAATAATTACATTGGCCTACAAGAGTGGTGTTGCTAACTGCCACAGGTACTGTGTTCGACCAAACTCTGGTCGTGTTGAGCCCGGCCATGAAGTCGAAGTTTCAGGTAGGCACATCGTGGACATGTTTGGAAAGTTAGGGCGGGTGGCTGACATACACGTAGTCCTCCTGCAGGCCATGAAACAGGAGCCTCCTGCCGACGCCAAGTGCCGTGACAAGTTCCTCGTCCAGTCCGTTACCATCACCGGCGACAAGGACTTCACCAACGTTCAGCAGATTGTGGGTCACTCTTCACAGCCGGCGGTGAGAAAAACAATACCATACTGACCAGTTATTCTTGTAGTGGGACGGTGTGCCAAAGTCGGCAATCCAAGAGAGAAAGATCCGAGTCTCTTGGCTCGCCGCCAACGACGACGGAAACGCGGAACCTGCGGTGTCGACTCCTCCCCGTCGCTCACTTGCTAATGTATGTTATCCCGCTTGGTTTCTCcgtggcgggggagggggtgaatggGTGTAAAAATTCGCATCCCATCCCCGCGATCCCCTCGTCACATGGGCGACTAGCGCTAACCACAACTGTATAGGGCCATGAGGATACCCCCAATGCCGCCCCTCCAGCCTACTCTTCCCCGCACGATGAATCCACCATTCTCGATAACGCCTCTTCAGGCCAACCCGAGCAGGAGTCCAGGGAGGAGACTGGGTCAACTGTCGCCGAATCCGCCGTGGCCGCCGTCAAGACCACAGCCGTCGAGACCTACGAAGAGATCAAGGCGAAGCTCGCTCAGGCGGAGGCTACGATTGCCCAGCTAAAGAACGACGCAGCAAGTGGACTCAGACAAAGGAAGGCAGCCGTAACCTCCGAGGCAGACAACAGCAAGCCTTCCCAGCCCGAGCTCGCCCAGGCGACGAGACAAGGTACCGAGGGTGTGTCCGTTAAGGTCGTGGCCATCCTGTGCTTTGTTAGTTTCATGTTGGcgtactttttcttttagAGGGTATACAGCCGGTCTGGAAAGCGTGGGCCAAAAGGTGacggtgttgttggttttcTTGCTACATTGAGGCGCGGCGTCGGATCACAAATAATCACCACCTATCTTCACAACCCCGCCCCCATACCCATCATTAGTTCCCCCATACCCCATACCCTCATACCCCCACACGGAGCTCTCTTTTGTTGTTTTACTGTTTTGTCATTTATGGGTAGACGTATGGTATACGTTGTTATGTCTATGTCCCTCggtgtctctctctctctctctctctctctctctctctctctctctctctctctctctctctctctctctctctctctctgtgtgtgtgtgtgtgtgtgtgtgtgtgtgtccaGTGTCGTTTGTTTGTCTCTGTGACTGGACGACAAGTTCATAGCAAAATACCACTGACTTTCTGATTGTTGTTTTTTCTCGTAGCGGCATGATGAGAGCGAGGATAGTATTATTGCAATTAGCTAGCAAGGATGTTGTTGCCTGGGAATATGAAATCAATCGGTTACACCTGTTTGCTCTGATATTGGTGTGTGTATCATAACGTGTTCGGGGATTACATTCAGGGGCTGGGAAGGGCTTTGTGCGCAGATTGACAGCTATTGTTATTATTACCTTTGCTACGCTAGCAGTGCGCCAACATGTGTATCGATAGAGGAGTGAATGCAAACGGCTAAGCATAGGCTTTATACtgtattttcttttcctaaCCATAGAGCTTGTGCCACAAATACAGAATTGTTAAGGGAGATCAAAGGTACGTCTCCCGGAAGCCACCATGCCCACCTGTTACCCTAgaacctcatcaccaccgctggCGGCTTGTTCCCCAAAATCTCATCAatctcccccatcacctcctccgtcaGCAACTTGTACaccctcaacgcctccacATTCTCATACACCTGTTCCGGCGAGCTCGCTCCTGTTATGGCGCTACTAACATGCTTGTTAGCCAGCACCCACGCCAACGCCAGCACGCTCTGCTTCACGCCCAACCGCTCGGCGATTGGTTCGAGCTTGGAGACCGTGTCAACCATTTCCTGAAACTCTTCCTTGCCCGTGCGCTTCCAGAAGCCGGAGATGAACTCGAGCTGGGTTTGGGCGAAGCGGGAGTCGGGCGGGATGCCGGATTTGTATTTTCCTGAGAGGATCCCCTGCCGCAAAGGGGAGAAGACGGTCAGGCCTAGGGATGGGGGagtgcggaggaggtgggcgaGGGTGGATTCGACGCGGAGGCGCTCGAGCATGTTGTACCGGGGCTGTTCTGTTACCTTGTTAGTGAGAGGAGACATAGGGGtagggagaaaaaaaagggggaaggggggtacCCATTAATGGACCGATGAGGTTGAGTT encodes the following:
- a CDS encoding uncharacterized protein (EggNog:ENOG503P7TG; COG:S), with the protein product MSSTEAPQKVEWLVVIPDFPDAHEKRLEVRPQHFGGLKPAVDSGLYKMGGAVLNEPPQGSDPTKFSFAGSTIVISAASREEIKEVLRNDIYAKEGVWDAQMWPFLCAFRFPVPGQDEKFPDPNTKQ
- a CDS encoding uncharacterized protein (COG:O; EggNog:ENOG503NZ27); translated protein: MTTADLDVLLSMGFEQARAEIAAKKTGNLQQALDWLEANQDKSLEELQAQNQASAEDEDEDTTGANIPSGETAKSLVCNECGKKFRNHDQATFHATKTDHQDFSESTDEIAPLTEEEKKARLEELRQKLAAKRAVQSEAEKETAKRNEQIRMKATKDSQELKEELQRKERIKEAERKKQEKIADAEAKKRIKAKIEADKAERKRKEEEAKALREGRAPQAPVVAPPAPLSALGGSSASGSSAATARLRIQTKQKGNLMKTYPSETTLFEVAHDVEEETGVPVQSFQINFPRKTFEAGVDFGLTLKEAGFVPSAAIIAN
- the SCS2 gene encoding phosphatidylinositol-binding protein scs2 (EggNog:ENOG503P02E; COG:U), with the translated sequence MSVEIEPFELGFRRPFTIEVAQILKIKNTNKEPIAFKPLSSTVFDQTLVVLSPAMKSKFQAMKQEPPADAKCRDKFLVQSVTITGDKDFTNVQQIWDGVPKSAIQERKIRVSWLAANDDGNAEPAVSTPPRRSLANGHEDTPNAAPPAYSSPHDESTILDNASSGQPEQESREETGSTVAESAVAAVKTTAVETYEEIKAKLAQAEATIAQLKNDAASGLRQRKAAVTSEADNSKPSQPELAQATRQGTEGVSVKVVAILCFVSFMLAYFFF